The following proteins are encoded in a genomic region of Paenibacillus sp. FSL R7-0273:
- a CDS encoding peptidase G2 autoproteolytic cleavage domain-containing protein, whose translation MGEGIGNTASGFAAHAEGLNTTASGAAAHSEGYSTVASGNSSHAEGSTTVASASASHAEGYLTQATNDTAHAEGTSTTASGVASHAEGYMTHAMGESTHTEGSMTLAAGAEAHAEGNATQAWGDYSHTEGLRTSTQTGAASAHAEGEGNSAAGRASHAEGGGADPLGNAAPNFAGGAGSHAEGVGTTSLGFASHAEGGTSDVTAAAGPVAQGDFSHAEGQSTSASGTAAHAEGFRTIASGNLGSHAEGQSTTASGTATHAEGFQTTASGPSAHAEGANSVASGSFSHAEGVGTLASGAYAHAEGADTTADGQASHAEGFMTHAFGANSHAEGENTTVLPGHTGSHIMGQNGSTRFAYSWHLANGLAVGPSLNSAVIEGATGNLYLDGTVISPAAADYAEMFETSDGQALEPGYFVTFDGGSEKIRRAHAGDSYILGVVSGRPAILADSSDLRWHKLFVTDEWDRIQYQEVEVPEVRDTEGNVVRAASSKTEPVLNPDWNAAEEYIPRLQRDEWVAVGVVGKLLVRDDGTCRPGGYCMPNAEGIATAAAAGYRVMSRTRDDQVRIFVR comes from the coding sequence GTGGGAGAAGGGATAGGTAATACGGCGAGCGGCTTCGCTGCCCATGCCGAAGGATTGAACACGACTGCGAGCGGTGCAGCCGCTCACTCGGAAGGCTATTCTACGGTTGCAAGCGGGAATAGCTCCCACGCAGAAGGAAGTACTACAGTAGCGAGTGCAAGCGCATCGCATGCCGAAGGCTACCTTACACAGGCAACGAATGATACGGCACATGCCGAAGGCACTTCAACAACGGCCAGCGGAGTGGCATCTCACGCTGAGGGATATATGACCCATGCAATGGGGGAGAGCACGCACACAGAGGGTTCAATGACGCTGGCAGCCGGAGCAGAGGCCCATGCCGAAGGCAATGCTACACAGGCCTGGGGAGACTATTCGCATACGGAAGGCCTCCGTACATCGACTCAGACCGGTGCAGCAAGTGCCCATGCCGAAGGGGAGGGAAACTCGGCAGCCGGAAGGGCCTCCCATGCGGAAGGCGGCGGTGCCGACCCGCTGGGCAATGCTGCACCTAACTTTGCCGGCGGCGCCGGCTCCCATGCCGAGGGGGTGGGGACGACCTCGCTGGGCTTTGCCTCCCATGCGGAAGGCGGAACCTCAGATGTAACGGCTGCGGCGGGGCCGGTGGCACAGGGCGACTTCTCCCATGCCGAGGGGCAGAGCACATCGGCCAGCGGTACGGCGGCCCATGCCGAAGGCTTCCGGACGATTGCCAGCGGAAATCTCGGCTCGCATGCCGAGGGGCAGAGCACAACAGCCAGCGGCACGGCCACTCACGCCGAAGGCTTTCAGACGACAGCCAGCGGCCCGTCGGCTCATGCGGAGGGCGCTAACTCGGTGGCCAGCGGTTCCTTCAGCCATGCCGAAGGCGTGGGTACACTGGCCAGCGGCGCCTACGCCCATGCCGAAGGTGCAGATACTACGGCTGACGGGCAAGCGTCGCATGCCGAGGGCTTCATGACCCACGCCTTCGGGGCGAATTCCCATGCCGAGGGTGAGAATACAACCGTGCTGCCCGGGCATACCGGCTCGCATATTATGGGCCAGAACGGATCAACTAGGTTCGCCTATTCCTGGCATCTGGCTAACGGGCTGGCGGTAGGGCCGAGTCTCAATTCAGCGGTAATTGAAGGGGCTACAGGGAATCTTTATCTGGACGGTACTGTTATTTCCCCGGCCGCAGCCGATTATGCGGAGATGTTCGAGACCTCAGACGGGCAGGCGCTGGAGCCGGGATATTTTGTGACCTTTGACGGGGGCAGTGAGAAGATCCGCAGAGCCCATGCCGGGGACTCATACATTCTGGGGGTAGTCAGCGGTAGACCGGCCATTCTGGCCGATTCCAGCGATTTGCGCTGGCACAAGCTGTTCGTGACAGATGAATGGGACCGGATCCAGTATCAGGAGGTAGAGGTGCCGGAGGTCCGGGATACGGAAGGCAATGTGGTGCGCGCAGCCTCCTCCAAAACCGAGCCGGTCCTGAATCCGGACTGGAACGCTGCAGAGGAGTATATACCGCGGCTGCAACGGGATGAGTGGGTGGCAGTTGGGGTAGTCGGCAAGCTGCTTGTCCGCGATGATGGCACCTGCCGGCCGGGAGGCTACTGTATGCCGAATGCTGAAGGCATTGCGACAGCAGCGGCTGCCGGATACCGGGTCATGAGCCGTACCCGGGATGACCAGGTGCGTATTTTTGTACGATAG
- a CDS encoding LLM class flavin-dependent oxidoreductase, with the protein MEIGISTFLETTPDPVTGEVISHAERLREAVEEIVLADQVGLDVYGIGEHHRADYAGSAPAVVLAAAAAMTKNIRLTSAVSVLSSDDPVRVYQQFATLDGISNGRAEIMAGRGSFIESFPLFGYSLDDYNELFEENLELLLKIRASEKVTWRGGHRPAIDNLPVYPRAVQDPLPVWIATGGNPESAIRAGMLGLPVAFAIIGGMPERFAPLVKLYKEAAARAGHNPDKLQIATHSHGFVGETTEQAAALFYPSTQAQMNVIGRERGWGQSYNRATYDDARSLRGALYVGDSEYVAEKIILLHKNLGVTRFFLHVNVGTMPHREVMRAIELLGTKVAPIVRQELARK; encoded by the coding sequence ATGGAAATAGGAATTAGCACATTTTTGGAGACGACACCTGATCCGGTGACCGGTGAGGTAATCAGCCATGCGGAAAGACTGCGTGAGGCCGTAGAGGAGATCGTCCTTGCCGACCAGGTCGGACTGGATGTATACGGAATCGGTGAGCATCACCGTGCCGACTATGCGGGAAGTGCGCCTGCAGTTGTGCTGGCGGCTGCGGCAGCAATGACTAAGAACATCCGGCTTACCAGCGCCGTATCCGTACTGTCGTCGGATGATCCGGTCCGGGTCTACCAGCAATTTGCTACACTTGACGGCATTTCGAACGGACGGGCGGAGATTATGGCTGGGCGGGGCTCATTCATCGAATCCTTCCCGCTGTTCGGCTACAGTCTTGACGATTATAACGAATTATTTGAGGAAAATCTCGAGCTGCTGCTGAAAATCCGCGCCTCCGAAAAGGTAACCTGGCGCGGCGGCCACCGCCCGGCTATTGATAACCTGCCGGTCTACCCGCGTGCAGTTCAGGACCCGCTGCCGGTGTGGATTGCCACAGGCGGCAATCCCGAGTCGGCTATCCGGGCAGGCATGCTCGGTCTTCCGGTAGCCTTCGCCATCATTGGCGGCATGCCGGAACGCTTCGCACCGCTGGTGAAGCTGTACAAGGAAGCCGCGGCGCGTGCTGGGCACAATCCTGACAAGCTGCAGATTGCCACCCATTCCCACGGCTTCGTCGGCGAGACAACCGAGCAGGCTGCGGCTCTGTTCTATCCTTCCACCCAGGCTCAGATGAATGTAATCGGACGCGAACGCGGCTGGGGCCAGAGCTACAACCGTGCTACCTACGACGATGCCCGCAGCCTGCGCGGAGCACTGTATGTCGGCGACTCCGAGTATGTAGCAGAGAAGATCATTCTGCTGCACAAAAACCTCGGTGTAACCCGCTTCTTCCTCCACGTCAACGTCGGCACCATGCCGCACCGCGAGGTTATGCGCGCGATCGAGCTGCTCGGCACCAAGGTTGCCCCGATTGTACGGCAGGAGCTGGCCCGGAAATAA
- a CDS encoding copper amine oxidase N-terminal domain-containing protein, whose amino-acid sequence MKNWKLAAGILAAAIALSPGAASAASASVIQLNYKETSLGRSQVVTSGTTLVPLQQLAQTMGYALTWNQSTRSAKLIRPGREVALTAGTVSATVDGTAASLTKAPHILKGKIYVPLVSAVSLLGGKTVYDKDSGSLNIVDELRYSVASAQGRTYWVSQKNGNVFYSISASGKPVLIGELPFADLIYTHGLEVKNVGKGTELLLLTDNHYAMFQDISNGYQALIQDGTIVKQMDYHYNIKSYIKAPLLKTPQIYMTDGAGVQYINADGSLGKLFDLEAITGIEGQYTIEYAAKDIILARFMTNTQLYAINTASGTGINLSAQLISAGDRKEWDRADGSDDFYLSKMLVLKKREGNLMTFTYATLPDGKVKTVTYTVGSQ is encoded by the coding sequence ATGAAAAATTGGAAGCTGGCTGCCGGCATTCTGGCAGCGGCTATTGCTTTAAGTCCGGGAGCAGCATCTGCAGCCTCGGCCAGCGTTATTCAGCTGAATTACAAAGAGACCTCACTGGGCCGCAGCCAGGTAGTTACTTCTGGTACTACGCTTGTTCCGCTGCAGCAGCTGGCACAGACGATGGGCTACGCCCTTACCTGGAATCAGAGCACGAGGTCGGCTAAGCTGATCCGTCCCGGCCGCGAGGTTGCTTTGACTGCCGGTACTGTTAGCGCAACTGTAGACGGTACTGCAGCAAGCCTGACTAAGGCGCCGCATATTCTCAAAGGTAAAATCTATGTACCGCTGGTATCAGCAGTCAGTCTGCTGGGCGGCAAAACGGTTTATGACAAGGACAGCGGCAGCTTGAACATTGTGGATGAGCTACGTTATTCGGTTGCTTCGGCTCAAGGCAGAACCTACTGGGTGTCACAAAAGAACGGCAATGTCTTCTATAGTATCTCTGCTTCCGGAAAGCCGGTGCTGATCGGAGAACTGCCGTTTGCTGATCTGATTTATACCCATGGTCTTGAGGTTAAGAATGTAGGTAAGGGTACGGAGCTTCTGCTGCTCACCGATAACCATTATGCAATGTTCCAGGACATAAGCAACGGCTACCAGGCGCTGATTCAAGACGGCACAATTGTAAAGCAGATGGACTATCACTATAATATCAAGTCATACATAAAGGCTCCTCTGCTAAAAACCCCCCAGATCTACATGACCGATGGTGCCGGCGTACAGTACATTAATGCAGACGGCAGCCTGGGCAAGCTGTTTGATCTGGAAGCCATCACAGGCATAGAAGGACAATACACTATTGAATATGCGGCAAAGGATATTATCCTGGCACGATTCATGACAAACACACAGCTGTATGCCATTAATACTGCAAGCGGGACAGGCATCAATCTTAGTGCGCAACTGATCAGTGCCGGGGACCGTAAAGAGTGGGACCGGGCAGACGGATCGGATGATTTTTATCTTAGTAAAATGCTTGTCCTAAAGAAGCGGGAGGGGAATCTGATGACCTTCACTTATGCCACGCTGCCTGACGGAAAAGTGAAGACCGTGACGTATACAGTGGGTTCGCAATAA
- a CDS encoding cysteine hydrolase family protein, with protein sequence MKLGYLIIDMQEIYVRDSVDQKTLDRGCEYINYVADMLREKDQLVIHIQDIEGIEEATRERYNIIPEIQVKDSDLKVTKEHSNAFWKTGLEQLLNDHGVELLIIAGFSMEHCVQFTYNGASERGFRPVLLQNGVLSAYSDVITAASRDRNLISYPVIPYLINQ encoded by the coding sequence ATGAAGCTGGGTTATTTGATTATTGATATGCAGGAAATCTATGTGCGGGATTCGGTCGATCAGAAGACGCTGGACCGCGGCTGTGAATATATTAATTATGTCGCAGACATGCTCCGGGAGAAGGATCAGCTGGTCATTCACATTCAGGATATTGAGGGCATAGAGGAAGCTACCAGGGAACGCTACAATATCATTCCGGAAATTCAGGTGAAGGACAGTGATCTGAAGGTAACCAAGGAGCACTCTAATGCATTCTGGAAAACAGGGCTGGAGCAGCTGCTGAACGACCATGGTGTCGAGCTGCTGATCATCGCCGGCTTCTCGATGGAGCACTGCGTGCAGTTTACCTACAACGGGGCAAGCGAGCGGGGCTTCCGTCCGGTTCTGCTGCAAAATGGCGTTTTGAGCGCATACAGCGACGTAATCACTGCTGCCTCTAGAGACCGTAATCTGATCTCGTATCCGGTGATTCCATATTTGATTAACCAGTAG
- a CDS encoding KamA family radical SAM protein has product MQKVRYITDINKMEILPEAERARLKEVTDKFVFRANDYYLSLIDWEDPDDPIRRLVVPGEGELMEYGQWDASDEEANYVVPGCQHKYRTTALLIVSEVCGAYCRYCFRKRLFRNDVKEASFDVTAGIEYIAAHPEINNVLLTGGDSLILSTTKLRFIIESLRAIPHVKIIRLGSKLPVFNPMRISQDPELLELIRTHSTVEKRIYIMAHINHPREITPEAKRAVRALHDAGAIIVNQTPVLKGINDDPAVLGELLDRLSWAGITPYYFFINRPIAGNREFVLPLEQVYRIVEEAKARTSGLGKRVRLSMSHSSGKIEILAIEDGKAYLKYHQSRDQEYGKFMILDCPEDAEWFDDLPGNEQYWSKPVKKSTGVTACNAALQETVIAK; this is encoded by the coding sequence GTGCAAAAGGTACGATACATAACCGACATTAACAAAATGGAAATACTGCCCGAAGCAGAAAGAGCCCGGCTCAAGGAGGTCACGGACAAATTTGTGTTCCGGGCGAACGACTACTATCTGTCCCTGATAGACTGGGAGGACCCGGATGATCCGATCCGCAGGCTCGTTGTTCCCGGAGAGGGAGAGCTCATGGAGTATGGGCAGTGGGATGCCTCCGATGAGGAAGCCAACTATGTGGTGCCGGGCTGCCAGCATAAGTACCGGACTACCGCCCTGCTGATTGTCTCCGAGGTCTGCGGGGCCTACTGCCGCTATTGCTTCCGCAAACGGCTGTTCCGCAATGATGTCAAAGAAGCCTCCTTCGATGTCACCGCCGGAATTGAGTATATCGCCGCCCATCCGGAGATCAACAACGTTCTGCTGACCGGAGGCGACAGTCTGATCCTCTCGACAACCAAGCTGCGCTTCATCATTGAGAGCCTGCGGGCCATCCCGCATGTTAAAATCATCCGCCTCGGCTCCAAGCTGCCGGTATTCAATCCGATGCGTATCTCCCAGGACCCCGAGCTGCTGGAGCTGATCCGCACCCACTCTACTGTAGAAAAACGAATTTATATTATGGCGCATATTAATCATCCGCGGGAAATCACACCTGAGGCCAAGCGGGCCGTAAGAGCCCTGCATGACGCCGGGGCAATTATCGTCAATCAGACTCCGGTGCTTAAGGGCATTAACGATGACCCTGCTGTTCTGGGTGAGCTGCTGGACCGCCTGTCCTGGGCCGGAATCACGCCCTACTATTTCTTTATTAACCGGCCGATCGCCGGCAACCGTGAATTCGTCCTGCCGCTTGAGCAGGTATACCGGATCGTCGAAGAAGCCAAAGCCCGAACCTCAGGCCTCGGCAAAAGAGTCAGGCTTTCCATGAGCCACTCCTCCGGCAAAATCGAAATTCTGGCCATTGAAGACGGCAAAGCCTATCTTAAATACCATCAGTCCCGTGATCAGGAGTACGGAAAATTCATGATCCTCGACTGCCCGGAGGATGCCGAATGGTTCGATGACCTGCCGGGGAATGAGCAATACTGGAGCAAGCCTGTGAAGAAAAGTACGGGTGTCACTGCATGTAATGCAGCGTTACAGGAGACTGTTATTGCGAAGTAA
- a CDS encoding DUF6612 family protein: MKRVLKTIGTSLVAGVVLLSGAAEGVSGSDTVSAAAAKAPAAKALTADQVISKVTAAAKTLKNFHIDVTKKQDVQSGGVKISNTNTLNLDINRLPAFAAAGSVKVSLLETSYELYANDKESYYLVDGSELIADSEGDYESSEELSNTDTVTDGDGEPIDPEAQYWIDLEKAEWNTFYSKGQYDPAAMLDSVKAYKKSMKISTAGTQTVMQFTLTDPAAAKAVITLYDQENLWDGETLQPKSVTWKVFVNTKTWQTEKLTVDLSYVLAADGAKDTYTTKIEAKYSKNNKIPAIVKPAELE, translated from the coding sequence ATGAAAAGGGTACTAAAAACAATCGGCACAAGTCTGGTAGCGGGGGTTGTGCTGCTGTCGGGAGCGGCTGAAGGGGTGTCCGGCTCTGATACAGTGTCGGCAGCGGCTGCCAAGGCTCCTGCGGCTAAAGCATTAACGGCCGATCAGGTGATCAGCAAGGTAACTGCAGCAGCAAAGACACTTAAGAATTTTCACATTGATGTGACCAAGAAACAGGATGTACAAAGCGGAGGCGTGAAGATCAGCAATACCAACACGCTCAATCTGGATATTAACCGCCTGCCTGCCTTTGCTGCAGCAGGAAGTGTAAAAGTCAGCCTGCTGGAGACTTCTTATGAGCTGTACGCAAATGATAAGGAGTCCTACTATCTGGTAGACGGCAGCGAGCTTATCGCAGATTCTGAAGGAGACTATGAAAGTAGTGAAGAGCTTAGCAATACTGATACTGTAACGGACGGCGACGGAGAGCCGATTGATCCTGAGGCGCAGTATTGGATTGACCTGGAGAAGGCAGAGTGGAATACCTTTTACTCCAAAGGCCAGTATGATCCTGCAGCCATGCTGGATTCCGTCAAAGCCTACAAAAAATCCATGAAAATAAGTACTGCCGGAACACAGACTGTTATGCAGTTTACACTGACTGATCCGGCGGCAGCTAAGGCGGTCATTACCTTATATGATCAGGAGAATCTTTGGGATGGGGAGACCCTGCAGCCGAAGAGTGTAACCTGGAAGGTATTCGTCAATACCAAGACATGGCAGACAGAGAAGCTGACTGTTGACCTGAGCTATGTATTAGCAGCTGACGGAGCGAAGGATACATACACTACCAAGATTGAAGCGAAATACTCCAAGAATAATAAGATCCCAGCAATTGTTAAACCGGCTGAGCTGGAGTAG
- a CDS encoding glycoside hydrolase family 2 TIM barrel-domain containing protein, with the protein MKLAVNPSLSWLEDPGTFKVNRVEAHSDHRYYSNLAEAEAGAPMDMRFSLNGSWKFSYAPNPASRVEAFYKEEFNCTGWDNIQVPGHIQLQGYGRPQYVNTMYPWDGLIDLRPPHISPDHNPVGSYVKEFRLPENMENGPLFISFQGVESAFYVWLNGEFVGYAEDSFTPSEFDLTPFMRAGKNKLAVEVYQRSTGGWLEDQDFWRFSGIFREVYLYTVPKVHIRDLEVRAELDDTYTQGSLNVTMRLLELPQDTVSAKLELKDRDGEVRLSSGGVFDGQELTLSGEVADVLTWSAETPYLYTVCLTLTGADGAVVEAVVQKAGFRRFEMKNKLMCINGKRIVFKGVNRHEFNCRTGRNITREDMLWDIETLKRSNINAVRTSHYPNQTLWYELCDEYGVYVIDEMNLETHGSWQKMGAVEPSWNIPHNDPKWHDIVLDRAVNMVERDKNHPSILIWSCGNESYAGQVILDVANWFRSRDNSRLVHYEGVFYDRNYNDTSDMESRMYAKPADIEEYLNSNPDKPYLSCEYMHAMGNSVGGMHKYTELENKYPMYQGGFIWDYIDQSILKKDRYGNEFFAYGGDFGDRPTDYSFCGNGIVFADRKWTPKMQEVKFLYQNYKLAPDLTGIRVTNESLFAGTEHLALEYSLYCEGELLGRWTTDVSAAPQSEVRVPIELPHTEGTPGEYSIQASLVLKEAELWAEAGYEIAFGEHIFNVEAAQAELPAGALNVVEGDVQIGVIGEGFTVIFSKQVGSLVSLNYHGHEMIEAPPAPLFWRAATDNDKGTQLGYHGGAWYAASLARKCVEGSLEQEEGAVTVSFDYRFSIHEELAFKTAYTVYGNGTVRVRTRYSGAAGLPDVPIVALFFKMSADYEQSEWYAMGPEENYIDRAFGARLGVFSRKVQELPSRYLVPQESGNRTGVRRVSITDKAGVGLQITAPASAPVECTLSPYTAFELEHAAHPFELPQVHYTVVTVAGRQMGVGGDDSWGAPVHPEYRIPADQPLEYEFFLSGLGLGEN; encoded by the coding sequence ATGAAATTGGCAGTTAACCCAAGCTTGAGCTGGCTGGAAGATCCGGGCACCTTTAAGGTGAACCGGGTCGAGGCTCATTCGGATCACCGCTATTATTCAAATCTGGCTGAGGCAGAGGCCGGAGCGCCGATGGATATGCGCTTCAGCCTGAACGGAAGCTGGAAATTCAGCTATGCGCCGAATCCGGCAAGCCGTGTGGAAGCTTTTTATAAGGAAGAATTCAATTGCACAGGCTGGGACAATATTCAGGTTCCCGGACATATTCAGCTGCAGGGCTACGGCCGGCCGCAATATGTAAATACAATGTACCCTTGGGATGGGCTGATTGATCTCCGTCCGCCGCACATCTCTCCGGACCATAATCCGGTCGGCAGCTACGTTAAGGAGTTCCGCCTGCCGGAAAATATGGAGAACGGACCGCTGTTCATTTCGTTCCAGGGTGTTGAATCGGCGTTCTATGTCTGGCTGAACGGTGAATTCGTCGGCTATGCCGAGGACAGCTTCACTCCCTCAGAATTTGACCTGACCCCGTTTATGCGGGCAGGCAAAAACAAGCTGGCTGTTGAGGTCTACCAGCGCAGCACCGGCGGCTGGCTGGAGGATCAGGATTTCTGGCGGTTCTCCGGGATTTTCCGTGAGGTGTACTTATATACGGTTCCAAAGGTCCATATCCGTGATCTCGAGGTACGGGCTGAGCTGGACGATACTTACACACAAGGCAGTCTGAATGTAACCATGCGCCTGCTGGAGTTGCCGCAGGATACGGTAAGTGCCAAGCTTGAGCTGAAGGACCGTGACGGGGAGGTTCGGCTCAGCAGCGGGGGTGTGTTTGACGGGCAAGAGCTAACCCTATCGGGTGAAGTAGCAGATGTTCTGACCTGGAGTGCAGAGACCCCGTATCTCTATACCGTTTGTCTCACTTTGACGGGGGCAGACGGAGCTGTTGTCGAAGCTGTTGTGCAGAAGGCAGGCTTCCGCCGGTTCGAGATGAAGAACAAGCTGATGTGCATCAACGGCAAACGGATTGTCTTCAAGGGCGTCAACCGCCATGAATTCAACTGCCGCACAGGCCGCAACATTACCCGTGAGGATATGCTGTGGGATATTGAGACGCTGAAGAGAAGCAACATCAATGCCGTCCGGACCTCGCACTATCCGAACCAGACTTTATGGTATGAGCTGTGCGATGAATACGGGGTTTATGTCATCGATGAAATGAACCTGGAAACCCACGGCTCCTGGCAGAAGATGGGCGCGGTCGAGCCGTCCTGGAATATTCCGCATAATGATCCGAAATGGCATGACATCGTGCTGGACCGTGCGGTCAATATGGTGGAGCGGGACAAGAACCATCCGTCCATTCTGATCTGGTCCTGCGGTAACGAATCGTATGCGGGGCAAGTCATTCTGGATGTGGCGAACTGGTTCCGCAGCCGGGACAACAGCCGTCTCGTTCACTATGAAGGCGTGTTCTATGACCGCAATTATAATGATACAAGCGATATGGAGAGCCGGATGTACGCGAAGCCGGCCGACATTGAGGAATATTTGAACAGTAATCCGGACAAGCCGTATCTCAGCTGCGAATACATGCACGCGATGGGTAACTCCGTCGGCGGCATGCATAAGTATACTGAGCTTGAGAACAAATACCCGATGTACCAGGGCGGTTTCATCTGGGATTACATCGACCAGTCCATTCTCAAGAAGGACCGCTATGGTAATGAATTCTTCGCGTACGGCGGAGATTTCGGTGACCGTCCGACGGATTACAGCTTCTGCGGGAACGGCATTGTGTTCGCTGACCGGAAGTGGACACCTAAGATGCAGGAGGTTAAATTCCTGTATCAGAACTACAAGCTTGCGCCAGACCTGACAGGCATCCGCGTGACGAATGAAAGCCTGTTCGCAGGAACGGAGCATCTGGCACTGGAATACAGCCTGTATTGTGAGGGCGAGCTGCTTGGCAGGTGGACCACAGATGTCAGCGCAGCTCCGCAAAGCGAAGTACGGGTACCGATTGAGCTTCCGCATACGGAAGGGACTCCGGGCGAGTACAGCATCCAGGCTTCTCTGGTACTGAAGGAAGCTGAGCTGTGGGCCGAAGCAGGATATGAAATCGCCTTTGGCGAGCATATCTTCAATGTGGAGGCTGCGCAGGCTGAACTGCCTGCAGGCGCACTGAACGTAGTAGAAGGAGATGTGCAGATCGGCGTAATCGGCGAAGGCTTTACCGTAATCTTCTCCAAGCAGGTCGGATCGCTCGTGTCGCTGAACTATCACGGACATGAGATGATTGAGGCTCCTCCGGCGCCGCTTTTCTGGCGTGCAGCTACTGACAACGACAAGGGAACCCAGCTCGGATACCATGGCGGAGCCTGGTACGCTGCCAGTCTGGCCCGCAAATGCGTAGAGGGAAGCCTTGAGCAGGAGGAAGGCGCAGTAACGGTAAGCTTTGATTACCGGTTCAGCATTCATGAGGAGCTGGCGTTTAAGACAGCTTATACTGTGTACGGCAACGGAACGGTAAGAGTTCGTACGCGTTATTCCGGTGCTGCCGGACTTCCGGATGTGCCGATCGTAGCCTTATTCTTCAAGATGTCGGCTGACTATGAGCAGTCCGAGTGGTACGCAATGGGACCTGAGGAGAACTACATCGACCGTGCGTTCGGCGCCAGACTCGGTGTGTTCAGCCGCAAGGTACAGGAACTGCCGTCCCGCTATCTTGTACCGCAGGAATCAGGCAACCGCACGGGTGTCCGCCGCGTGAGTATTACCGATAAAGCAGGAGTCGGGCTGCAGATTACAGCTCCGGCAAGCGCTCCTGTAGAATGTACCTTGTCGCCATATACCGCATTCGAGCTGGAGCATGCCGCTCATCCGTTTGAGCTTCCGCAGGTTCACTACACTGTAGTAACTGTTGCCGGCAGACAAATGGGCGTCGGCGGTGACGACAGCTGGGGCGCACCGGTCCATCCGGAATACAGAATTCCTGCAGACCAGCCGCTGGAATATGAATTCTTCCTGTCCGGTTTGGGTTTGGGAGAGAATTAA
- a CDS encoding carbohydrate ABC transporter permease codes for MRSLRRAPIYIFLSIVAFVSIFPFLWMIISATNLSVDVTQGRMLPGTALFDNIRKLTESINLVPALWNTLKIALTTTVLALLVASLAGYGFEIYRSKAKDMVFNLLLLSMMIPFAALMVPLYQMFSKLSAAAPLIGVNTVAAVVLPTFTTAFLIFFFRQSSKMFPRELLEAGRIDGLSELGLFFKIYMPTMKTTYSAAAIITFMSSWNNYLWPLIVLQTPEKRTIPLLISNLGSSYSPDFGVIMAAVVISTLPTALVFFLMQKQFVAGMVGSVK; via the coding sequence ATGAGAAGCTTACGCCGTGCCCCAATTTATATTTTTCTGTCCATTGTCGCGTTCGTTTCGATTTTCCCGTTTCTGTGGATGATTATCAGCGCCACTAACCTTTCGGTTGACGTGACCCAGGGCAGAATGCTGCCCGGTACAGCACTGTTCGACAATATCAGAAAGCTGACAGAGTCGATCAACCTGGTGCCTGCACTCTGGAATACGCTCAAAATCGCTCTGACAACAACGGTTCTGGCCCTGCTGGTTGCTTCCCTGGCCGGCTACGGATTTGAAATTTACCGCAGCAAAGCGAAGGATATGGTCTTCAATCTGTTATTATTATCCATGATGATCCCTTTTGCCGCGCTGATGGTTCCGCTGTATCAGATGTTCTCCAAGCTGTCGGCTGCTGCTCCGCTGATCGGGGTTAATACAGTCGCTGCTGTCGTTCTTCCGACCTTTACGACGGCTTTCCTGATCTTCTTCTTCCGGCAGAGCTCAAAGATGTTCCCTCGTGAGCTGCTTGAGGCCGGACGGATTGACGGATTATCGGAGCTGGGCCTGTTCTTCAAAATCTACATGCCGACGATGAAGACGACCTATTCTGCCGCCGCAATCATCACGTTTATGTCCAGCTGGAATAACTACCTCTGGCCGCTGATCGTGCTGCAGACTCCGGAAAAACGGACGATTCCGCTGCTGATCTCGAACCTGGGCTCCAGCTACTCTCCGGATTTCGGTGTTATAATGGCCGCAGTCGTTATCTCTACACTTCCGACAGCACTCGTCTTCTTCCTGATGCAGAAGCAATTCGTTGCCGGTATGGTGGGATCAGTGAAATAA